A genomic segment from Streptosporangium roseum DSM 43021 encodes:
- a CDS encoding carbohydrate ABC transporter permease has protein sequence MDFDFAAEQPKLVQLLIGVAAFLVVVAVILLLVDRAPMRRRAWPHATILLLPAVALLGIGLVVPAVRTTLLSFMSGDGLNWVGLDNYAWMFTQPEALTVLRNTLIWVLLVPLLVTTVGLVYAVLVDRTRFESLAKSLVFLPMAISFVGAGIIWRFVYAYRAEDQDQIGLLNQLVVSMGGEPQQWLQEPPLNTLFLIVVMVWIQAGFATVVLSAAIKGIPAEIIEAARLDGASPTQMFFRVTLPSIRSAVIVVLVTQSIGTLKLFDIVRTMTGGQFDTSVIANEMYNQAFRYGETGKGAALAVFLFVLVTPIVIYQIRQRREVR, from the coding sequence ATGGACTTCGACTTCGCCGCCGAACAGCCCAAACTCGTTCAACTGCTGATCGGCGTCGCCGCGTTCCTCGTGGTGGTCGCGGTGATCCTGCTGCTGGTCGACCGCGCCCCGATGCGGCGGCGGGCCTGGCCCCACGCGACGATCCTGCTCCTGCCCGCCGTCGCCCTCCTCGGAATCGGCCTGGTGGTGCCCGCCGTACGGACGACCTTGCTGTCGTTCATGAGCGGCGACGGCCTGAACTGGGTGGGCCTGGACAACTACGCCTGGATGTTCACCCAGCCCGAGGCCCTGACCGTGTTGCGCAACACGCTCATCTGGGTCCTGCTCGTGCCGCTGCTGGTGACCACGGTCGGGCTGGTCTACGCGGTCCTGGTGGACCGCACCCGCTTCGAGTCGCTCGCCAAGTCGCTGGTGTTCCTGCCGATGGCGATCTCGTTCGTCGGCGCGGGCATCATCTGGCGGTTCGTCTACGCCTACCGCGCCGAGGACCAGGACCAGATCGGCCTGCTCAACCAGCTCGTGGTGAGCATGGGCGGCGAACCCCAGCAGTGGCTTCAGGAGCCGCCGCTGAACACGCTGTTCCTGATCGTGGTGATGGTCTGGATCCAGGCGGGCTTCGCCACCGTGGTGCTCTCCGCCGCGATCAAGGGGATCCCGGCGGAGATCATCGAGGCCGCCCGGCTGGACGGGGCGAGCCCGACGCAGATGTTCTTCCGGGTGACGCTGCCCTCCATCCGCTCGGCGGTGATCGTGGTGCTGGTCACCCAGTCGATCGGCACCCTGAAGCTGTTCGACATCGTCCGCACGATGACCGGCGGCCAGTTCGACACCAGCGTCATCGCCAACGAGATGTACAACCAGGCGTTCCGCTACGGCGAGACTGGCAAGGGCGCGGCACTCGCGGTCTTCCTGTTCGTCCTGGTGACGCCCATCGTGATCTACCAGATCCGCCAGCGCCGGGAGGTCCGGTGA
- a CDS encoding LacI family DNA-binding transcriptional regulator: MRRPTLEAVAARAGVSRSTVSRVVNGQTTVTPDIRDVVMRAVNELGYVPNGAARNLVTQRTNSVALVVSEPPNRVFSDDPMFSTVIRSASIELEAVNMQVVLLLAGSQESHARVETYVAGGHVDGVMLVSSHGADPLPVALTRLRVPVVSYGRPAVPVAMPYVDSDNVGGAAAAVRHLLERGRRRIATIAGPLDMIGGQDRLAGYRDVLRDSDRRSIIAVGDFTRESGAVAMRQLLADDPELDAVFAANDLMAIGAMHALRQAGRRIPDDVAVVGYDDIEAARYTDPPLTTIHNPHAEQAAAMVRLLLGLLEGGPADPFIVSTELVVRTSS, encoded by the coding sequence ATGAGACGACCCACCTTGGAGGCGGTCGCCGCCCGTGCCGGGGTGTCCCGGTCGACCGTCTCCCGGGTGGTGAACGGTCAGACCACGGTGACCCCGGACATCCGCGACGTGGTGATGCGGGCGGTGAACGAGCTGGGCTACGTCCCCAACGGGGCGGCCCGCAACCTGGTCACCCAGCGGACCAACTCGGTCGCGCTGGTCGTCTCGGAACCCCCGAACCGGGTCTTCTCCGACGACCCGATGTTCTCCACCGTGATCCGCTCGGCCTCCATCGAGCTGGAGGCCGTCAACATGCAGGTCGTGCTCTTGCTGGCCGGGTCGCAGGAGAGCCACGCCCGCGTGGAGACCTACGTCGCCGGCGGCCACGTGGACGGTGTCATGCTCGTGTCGAGCCACGGCGCCGACCCGCTGCCCGTCGCGCTCACCCGGCTGCGCGTCCCGGTCGTCTCCTACGGCAGGCCGGCGGTGCCGGTCGCCATGCCGTACGTGGACAGCGACAACGTGGGCGGCGCCGCCGCCGCCGTGCGTCACCTGCTGGAGCGGGGGAGACGGCGGATCGCCACGATCGCCGGGCCGCTGGACATGATCGGCGGCCAGGACCGGCTCGCCGGCTACCGCGACGTGCTCCGCGACTCCGACCGCCGCTCCATCATCGCGGTCGGCGACTTCACCCGGGAGTCCGGCGCGGTCGCGATGCGCCAGCTCCTGGCCGACGACCCCGAACTGGACGCGGTGTTCGCCGCCAACGACCTGATGGCGATCGGCGCCATGCACGCGCTGCGCCAGGCGGGCCGCCGCATCCCCGACGACGTCGCCGTCGTCGGCTACGACGACATCGAGGCGGCCCGCTACACCGACCCGCCGCTCACCACCATCCACAACCCGCACGCGGAGCAGGCCGCCGCCATGGTCCGCCTGCTGCTCGGCCTCCTGGAGGGCGGCCCCGCCGACCCGTTCATCGTGTCCACGGAGCTCGTCGTCAGGACCTCCTCGTAG
- a CDS encoding GH1 family beta-glucosidase, whose protein sequence is MTMSAEQSYVLEDSGVLRFPEGFVWGAATAAYQIEGAAREDGRGPSIWDTFSRTPGKVHAGHTGDVACDHYHRYPDDVRLMGDLGLHAYRFSISWPRIQPDGTGPANPRGLDFYDRLVDELHGTGVTPIVTLYHWDLPQPLEDRGGWTNRETAERFAEYAAIVHARLGDRVETWTTLNEPWCSAFLGYASGIHAPGRSEPGLGFAATHHLLLGHGLAVKALRAAGAGRIGITLNLAPVLGDDAEAASIVDGLQNRIFLDPVLRGEYPADVVERAGRFTDWSFVEDGDLEIISQPVDLLGVNYYHPQTVAARPGEPANPVYPGSEGIAFPRPDVPRTAMGWPVQPFGLTDLLVRLSRDYPGTPLIITENGAAFDDVLEDGRVHDAGRVSYLDGHLRAAHAAIEAGADLRGYLVWSLLDNFEWAEGYDKRFGVVHVDYATQNRTPKDSALWYRDVVRRNGL, encoded by the coding sequence ATGACCATGTCCGCCGAACAGTCCTACGTCCTGGAGGACTCCGGCGTGCTGAGGTTCCCCGAGGGCTTCGTCTGGGGCGCCGCCACCGCGGCCTACCAGATCGAGGGCGCGGCTCGGGAGGACGGCAGGGGTCCCTCCATCTGGGACACCTTCTCCCGGACTCCCGGCAAGGTGCACGCCGGGCACACCGGCGACGTGGCCTGCGACCACTACCACCGCTACCCCGACGACGTCCGCCTCATGGGCGACCTGGGCCTGCACGCCTACCGCTTCTCCATCTCCTGGCCTCGCATCCAGCCCGACGGCACCGGTCCGGCCAACCCGCGCGGCCTGGACTTCTACGACCGCCTGGTGGACGAGCTGCACGGGACCGGTGTCACCCCGATCGTGACGCTCTACCACTGGGACCTGCCGCAGCCCCTGGAGGACCGGGGCGGCTGGACCAACCGGGAGACCGCCGAACGGTTCGCCGAATACGCCGCGATCGTACACGCGCGGCTGGGTGATCGGGTCGAGACGTGGACGACCCTGAACGAGCCCTGGTGCTCGGCCTTCCTCGGCTACGCCTCGGGCATCCACGCGCCGGGCCGCAGCGAGCCCGGCCTGGGCTTCGCCGCCACCCACCACCTGCTGCTCGGCCACGGGCTGGCGGTCAAGGCGCTGCGCGCGGCGGGCGCCGGCCGGATCGGCATCACGCTCAACCTCGCACCGGTGCTCGGCGACGACGCCGAGGCGGCGTCCATCGTGGACGGCCTGCAGAACCGGATCTTCCTGGACCCGGTGCTGCGCGGGGAGTACCCCGCCGACGTGGTGGAACGGGCCGGCCGCTTCACCGACTGGTCCTTCGTCGAGGACGGCGACCTGGAGATCATCAGCCAGCCGGTCGACCTGCTGGGCGTGAACTACTACCACCCGCAGACCGTGGCCGCCCGCCCCGGCGAGCCCGCCAACCCGGTCTACCCGGGCAGCGAGGGGATCGCCTTCCCCCGCCCCGACGTGCCCAGGACCGCGATGGGCTGGCCGGTCCAGCCGTTCGGGCTGACCGACCTCCTGGTACGGCTGTCGCGGGACTACCCCGGCACCCCGCTGATCATCACCGAGAACGGCGCGGCCTTCGACGACGTCCTGGAGGACGGCCGGGTCCACGACGCGGGCCGGGTGTCCTACCTCGACGGGCACCTGCGCGCCGCCCACGCCGCCATCGAGGCGGGCGCCGACCTGCGCGGCTATCTCGTCTGGTCGCTGCTGGACAACTTCGAGTGGGCCGAGGGCTACGACAAGCGGTTCGGCGTCGTTCACGTCGACTACGCCACCCAGAACCGCACCCCGAAGGACAGCGCACTGTGGTACCGCGATGTCGTCCGCCGGAACGGGCTGTGA
- a CDS encoding GH1 family beta-glucosidase, whose translation MTIVGIRGASITQGRADFPTGFVWGAATASYQIEGAVKEDGRQPSIWDTFSGTPGKVAGGDTGDVACEHYFHYADDVRLMSDLGLHAYRFSVAWPRVQPDGTGPVNPRGLDFYSRLVDKLLEAGITPYATLYHWDLPQSLEDAGGWPERDTAHRFADYARAVHERLGDRVRHWTTLNEPWVSAFLGYGNGVHAPGRKDPAAALRAAHHLLLGHGLATQALRAGGAEEITLVLNLAPVITPAQVGDPAAGPSPADAEAVNRIDTLLTRQFLDPALRGRYPAELLEIVERNGGLAHIRDGDLTTINQPIETIGINYYNPCVVESGPGEAADAAWPGSEDVRFCAVDAPVTAMGWPIVPNGLSRLLVRLADDYPEVGLIVTENGAAFDDVVEDGRVHDTGRTGYLDGHLRAVHAAIAAGADVRGYLVWSLLDNFEWAEGYRRRFGIVHVDFATQRRLLKDSALWYREVIKRNGLRGN comes from the coding sequence ATGACCATCGTCGGCATTCGGGGGGCGTCCATCACCCAGGGACGCGCGGACTTCCCCACCGGGTTCGTCTGGGGCGCGGCCACCGCGTCCTACCAGATCGAGGGCGCGGTCAAGGAGGACGGCAGGCAGCCCTCGATCTGGGACACCTTCTCCGGCACGCCGGGCAAGGTAGCCGGGGGCGACACCGGCGACGTGGCCTGCGAGCACTACTTCCACTACGCCGACGACGTCCGGCTGATGAGCGATCTGGGCCTGCACGCCTACCGCTTCTCCGTCGCCTGGCCCCGCGTCCAGCCCGACGGCACCGGTCCGGTCAACCCCCGGGGCCTGGACTTCTACAGCCGCCTGGTCGACAAGCTGCTGGAAGCCGGGATAACGCCGTACGCCACCCTCTACCACTGGGACCTGCCCCAGTCCCTGGAGGACGCCGGCGGCTGGCCCGAGCGGGACACCGCCCACCGGTTCGCCGACTACGCGCGGGCCGTACACGAGCGGCTGGGGGACCGGGTCCGGCACTGGACCACCCTCAACGAGCCGTGGGTGTCGGCCTTCCTCGGCTACGGCAACGGGGTGCACGCGCCGGGCAGGAAGGATCCCGCCGCTGCCCTGCGCGCGGCCCACCATCTGCTGCTGGGACACGGGCTGGCGACGCAGGCACTCCGCGCCGGGGGAGCCGAGGAGATCACGCTGGTGCTCAACCTCGCACCGGTGATCACCCCGGCGCAGGTGGGCGATCCCGCGGCCGGGCCGTCACCGGCGGACGCCGAGGCGGTGAACCGGATCGACACCCTCCTCACCCGGCAGTTCCTCGACCCCGCGCTGCGCGGGCGGTATCCCGCGGAGCTGCTGGAGATCGTCGAGCGCAACGGCGGCCTCGCCCACATCCGCGACGGCGACCTCACGACCATCAACCAGCCGATCGAGACGATCGGCATCAACTACTACAACCCGTGCGTGGTCGAGTCCGGGCCCGGCGAGGCCGCCGACGCGGCGTGGCCGGGCAGCGAGGACGTCCGCTTCTGCGCGGTCGACGCGCCGGTCACCGCGATGGGCTGGCCGATCGTGCCCAACGGGCTGTCCCGCCTGCTGGTACGGCTGGCCGACGACTATCCCGAGGTCGGCCTGATCGTCACCGAGAACGGCGCCGCCTTCGACGACGTCGTGGAGGACGGCCGGGTCCACGACACCGGCAGGACCGGCTATCTGGACGGCCATCTGCGCGCCGTGCACGCCGCGATCGCCGCGGGCGCGGACGTGCGGGGCTATCTGGTCTGGTCGCTGCTGGATAATTTCGAATGGGCCGAGGGATACCGGCGTAGGTTCGGCATCGTGCACGTCGACTTCGCCACCCAGCGGCGCCTGCTCAAGGACAGCGCGCTGTGGTATCGCGAGGTCATCAAGCGGAACGGACTGCGGGGGAACTAG
- a CDS encoding ABC transporter substrate-binding protein, whose product MSLPSRAGRVTLVAGTIGLALAVTACGSTEPKPSASGGGSTSAECAAFSKYGKHDGKTVSIYSPIRDAEADLFQEAWKPFAKCTGMKITYEGTGEFEAQIQVRADGGNPPDIAFFPQPGLLERFAKAGKLKPASAEVKKLTDEGWSPDWAKYSTVDGTFYGAPLGASVKSFVWYSPKMFKEKGWAVPTTWDELMTLSGTIAGSGVKPWCAGIESGDATGWPATDWIEDILLREIGPEGYDDWVGHKLAFNDPKVVAAVDKVGAILKNDKFVNGGYGPVKSIASTAFQEGGVPITQGKCALHRQASFYANFWPEGTKVAEDGDVFAFYLPGNDPSKKPVLGAGEFVAAFTDRPEVQAVQAYLASAEFPNTRMKLGTYVSARKGVDPANAQNPIDKLSIEMLQDPETVFRFDGSDLMPAAVGAGTFWKGMTDWINGKDTKTVLDYIEASWPKS is encoded by the coding sequence ATGTCGCTCCCCTCACGGGCCGGCCGCGTCACCCTGGTGGCGGGCACCATCGGACTGGCGCTGGCCGTCACCGCCTGCGGATCCACGGAGCCCAAGCCATCGGCGAGCGGAGGCGGCAGCACCTCGGCCGAATGCGCGGCCTTCAGCAAGTACGGCAAGCACGACGGCAAGACCGTCAGCATCTACTCCCCGATCCGCGACGCCGAGGCCGACCTGTTCCAGGAGGCGTGGAAGCCGTTCGCTAAGTGCACGGGGATGAAGATCACTTATGAGGGCACCGGTGAGTTCGAGGCCCAGATCCAGGTGCGCGCGGATGGCGGCAACCCGCCGGACATCGCCTTCTTCCCGCAGCCGGGCCTGCTGGAGCGTTTCGCCAAGGCCGGCAAGCTCAAGCCCGCCTCGGCCGAGGTGAAGAAGCTGACCGACGAGGGCTGGTCGCCCGACTGGGCCAAGTACTCCACCGTCGACGGCACCTTCTACGGCGCGCCGCTGGGTGCCAGCGTGAAGTCCTTCGTCTGGTACTCGCCGAAGATGTTCAAGGAGAAGGGCTGGGCCGTCCCCACGACCTGGGACGAGCTGATGACGCTCTCCGGCACGATCGCCGGCTCCGGCGTCAAGCCGTGGTGCGCGGGCATCGAGTCCGGTGACGCGACCGGATGGCCGGCCACGGACTGGATCGAGGACATCCTGCTCCGCGAGATCGGCCCCGAGGGCTACGACGACTGGGTGGGCCACAAGCTCGCCTTCAACGACCCCAAGGTCGTCGCGGCGGTGGACAAGGTCGGTGCGATCCTCAAGAACGACAAGTTCGTCAACGGCGGCTACGGGCCGGTGAAGTCGATCGCCAGCACCGCCTTCCAGGAGGGCGGCGTCCCGATCACGCAGGGCAAGTGCGCGCTGCACCGCCAGGCGTCCTTCTACGCCAACTTCTGGCCCGAGGGCACGAAGGTGGCCGAGGACGGCGACGTGTTCGCCTTCTACCTGCCGGGCAACGACCCGTCCAAGAAGCCGGTCCTCGGCGCGGGCGAGTTCGTGGCGGCCTTCACCGACCGTCCCGAGGTCCAGGCCGTGCAGGCCTACCTCGCCTCCGCGGAGTTCCCCAACACCCGGATGAAGCTGGGGACCTACGTCTCCGCGCGCAAGGGCGTCGATCCCGCCAACGCGCAGAACCCCATCGACAAGCTCTCCATCGAGATGCTGCAGGACCCGGAGACGGTCTTCCGCTTCGACGGCTCGGACCTGATGCCGGCCGCAGTCGGCGCCGGCACCTTCTGGAAGGGCATGACCGACTGGATCAACGGCAAGGACACCAAGACGGTCCTCGACTACATCGAAGCCTCCTGGCCTAAGTCCTGA
- a CDS encoding general stress protein, giving the protein MAELPTPLATPPATQVVVDRRVLVGYDNYLAAQRAVDSLSDAGFPVEHVAIVGSDLKLEETVTGRMTNGRAALTGAGSGAVFGAVVGMFLGLFTSTTMSFIVLVLWAALWGAVMGAAFGFINHFFTGGKRDFASRSAIVAGRYDVLVAASHLDHARAVMEGAPGPADTMVVEVPPSAGLYDPAAAQPTAPDHHAVTTPSAPGHHATAEPAAPDRRA; this is encoded by the coding sequence ATGGCAGAACTCCCCACCCCCCTGGCCACCCCCCCGGCCACCCAGGTCGTCGTCGACCGGAGAGTGCTGGTCGGCTACGACAACTACCTGGCCGCGCAGCGAGCCGTGGACTCGCTCTCCGACGCGGGCTTCCCCGTCGAGCACGTGGCGATCGTCGGCAGCGACCTGAAGCTGGAGGAGACCGTCACCGGCAGGATGACCAACGGACGCGCCGCGCTCACCGGGGCGGGGAGCGGTGCCGTCTTCGGCGCTGTGGTGGGGATGTTCCTCGGGCTGTTCACCTCGACCACGATGTCGTTCATCGTGCTCGTGCTCTGGGCGGCGCTCTGGGGCGCCGTGATGGGAGCGGCCTTCGGGTTCATCAACCACTTCTTCACCGGCGGCAAGCGGGACTTCGCCTCACGCAGCGCGATCGTCGCCGGCCGCTACGACGTGCTGGTCGCGGCCTCCCACCTCGACCACGCCCGCGCCGTCATGGAAGGGGCCCCCGGTCCCGCCGACACGATGGTGGTCGAGGTTCCGCCATCCGCCGGCCTCTACGATCCGGCCGCCGCGCAGCCCACGGCCCCCGACCACCACGCCGTCACGACACCCTCCGCGCCCGGCCACCACGCCACCGCCGAGCCCGCCGCGCCGGACCGCCGCGCCTGA
- a CDS encoding carbohydrate ABC transporter permease — protein MTTLTETVARTRAVTAPQRVRRRLTSRVASAVAIVIAVLWTTPTFGLLLSSLRPEDQIKSTGWWTFFSDPQLTLENYQEVLFGTSSSSGQMMSFLINSIVITIPSVLLPLALATFAAYALAWLPFRGREWIYIGIFALQIVPLQMALVPLLSFFSQGVDVFGVQVLPGWDLEGPARFVQVWFAHTCFALPLGIFLIHNFMSELPGELMEAARVDGATHGAILRKLVLPLVGPALATFGIFQFLWVWNDLLVALIFAGGTAETAPMTVRLAQMAGTKGNEWQRLTSGAFVSVIIPLAVFLSMQRYFVRGLLAGSVKG, from the coding sequence GTGACCACATTGACCGAGACCGTGGCGCGGACCAGGGCCGTCACGGCCCCCCAGCGGGTCCGCCGGCGGCTGACCAGCCGGGTCGCCAGCGCCGTGGCGATCGTCATCGCCGTCCTGTGGACCACTCCGACCTTCGGCCTGCTGCTGTCCTCGCTGCGCCCGGAGGACCAGATCAAGTCCACCGGGTGGTGGACGTTCTTCTCCGATCCGCAGCTCACGCTGGAGAACTACCAGGAGGTGCTGTTCGGCACCTCCTCGTCCTCCGGCCAGATGATGAGCTTCCTGATCAACTCGATCGTCATCACGATCCCCTCGGTGCTCCTGCCGCTGGCCCTGGCCACCTTCGCCGCCTACGCGCTGGCCTGGCTGCCGTTCCGGGGGCGTGAGTGGATCTACATCGGCATCTTCGCGCTCCAGATCGTGCCGCTGCAGATGGCCCTGGTCCCGCTGCTGTCGTTCTTCTCCCAGGGCGTGGACGTCTTCGGCGTCCAGGTGCTGCCCGGCTGGGACCTGGAAGGGCCCGCCCGCTTCGTCCAGGTCTGGTTCGCGCACACCTGCTTCGCGCTGCCGCTGGGCATCTTCCTGATCCACAACTTCATGTCCGAGCTGCCGGGCGAGCTCATGGAGGCCGCCCGCGTGGACGGCGCCACCCACGGCGCGATCCTGCGCAAGCTGGTCCTGCCCCTGGTCGGGCCCGCGCTCGCCACCTTCGGCATCTTCCAGTTCCTCTGGGTCTGGAACGACCTGCTGGTGGCCCTGATCTTCGCCGGCGGCACCGCGGAGACCGCCCCCATGACGGTACGGCTGGCACAGATGGCCGGCACCAAGGGCAACGAGTGGCAGCGCCTGACCTCGGGCGCGTTCGTCTCGGTGATCATCCCGCTGGCCGTCTTCCTGTCGATGCAGCGCTACTTCGTCCGGGGCCTGCTCGCGGGCAGCGTCAAGGGCTGA